The following are encoded together in the Rhizobium brockwellii genome:
- a CDS encoding SDR family oxidoreductase, which produces MSQRLVNKIALITGSSRGIGRAVALTFAKEGAALIGVHYSANADAANATVRDIEALGVKAVGVKADLRQGKEAADNLWAQFSEAARTETGSSALDILVNNAGIAPALPLKQTSEAAFDEVMTINYKAPFFLIQAVADHIRDNGRVINVSTGFTRIAAPTHPAYAASKGALETLTLALAPEFAARGITVNAVLPGVTETDMNAEWLASPDARAGAEALSVFSRVGQAEDVADVIAFLASNDARWTTGQMIDATGGARI; this is translated from the coding sequence ATGTCTCAAAGACTAGTAAATAAGATAGCCCTGATCACTGGAAGTTCGCGCGGTATCGGTCGGGCGGTTGCTCTTACGTTTGCGAAGGAGGGTGCGGCGCTGATTGGCGTGCACTACAGCGCCAACGCGGATGCGGCCAATGCCACCGTACGCGACATCGAGGCGCTTGGTGTCAAGGCTGTCGGTGTGAAGGCTGATCTGAGACAAGGCAAGGAGGCGGCCGACAATCTCTGGGCGCAGTTCAGCGAAGCCGCGCGTACCGAGACGGGCTCGTCCGCTCTTGATATTCTGGTGAACAATGCAGGCATTGCGCCGGCACTGCCGTTGAAGCAGACGAGCGAAGCTGCTTTCGATGAGGTGATGACGATTAACTACAAGGCGCCGTTCTTCCTGATCCAGGCAGTGGCCGACCACATTCGCGATAATGGCCGTGTCATCAATGTCTCCACTGGGTTTACGCGGATCGCGGCTCCGACCCATCCCGCCTATGCGGCCTCCAAGGGGGCGCTGGAGACATTGACATTGGCGCTGGCACCTGAATTTGCAGCTCGCGGGATTACGGTCAATGCCGTGCTGCCGGGTGTAACGGAGACGGATATGAATGCCGAGTGGCTGGCATCGCCGGATGCGCGCGCCGGCGCCGAAGCCCTCTCGGTCTTTTCACGTGTCGGACAGGCGGAGGACGTCGCCGACGTCATCGCCTTCCTCGCATCGAACGATGCGCGTTGGACGACGGGCCAGATGATTGATGCGACGGGTGGCGCCCGGATCTGA